The Pseudobdellovibrionaceae bacterium DNA window AACGCAAAAAACATTTAACCTTAGCACTCAATCCGAAGCACTAAGGCTACTTCTATCCATTGGGTATGAAAAATTACATAAAATCTAATTTCGCTGCTAATTTAAAGCCCGACTGTTCGGCTAATTTAAAATCTAATTTCGTTGCTAATTTCGCTGCTAATTTAAAGCCCGACTGTTCGGCTAATTTTCCATTAAAACAATTACTAACTTGGTACAATAAAAATAAACGCGACTTTCCTTGGCGAAACACTAAAGACCCTTATAAAATTTGGGTGTCTGAGGTAATGTTGCAACAAACTACTAGCAGTGCTGTGGTTGCCTATTACCATAATTTTTTAAAAATATTTCCTAACTTAAAAAGCTTAGCTCTTGCAAAAGAAAAAACAGTTTTACAAGCTTGGGCAGGGCTGGGCTATTACTCTCGAGCTAAAAATTTACATAAAAGTGCCATTCAAATACATAAAAGTAAAAACTTTCCGCAAAGTTATAACGAATTATTAAAACTTCCCGGTTTTGGAAACTATACATCAAGATCGGTTAGCAGTTTTGCCTTTAATGAAACTGTAGGAGTTTTAGACACTAATGTTATTCGCTTTGTTTGTCGCTATAACAATCTTTCTTTGGAGTGGTGGAAAACAAAACCTAGAAAAATATTGCAAAGTATTGTAGACAGCTATGCTTTGCAAACAATAAATAATTCTTTAGTAACTAGTGCCGAGCTTAACCAAGCTTTAATTGAAATTGGTGCTAATATTTGCGCCTCTAAAACCCCCCAATGTGTTATTTGCCCCTTAAGCCAAACTTGCAAAGCCTTTAAACAGCAAACCTATTTTAAATTGCCATTAAAAAAAAACAAAACTTCCTTGCAAAAAATATATGCATTAAATATGCAAATTCTTACTAATCATAAAAAAGAAATTGCTTTAGATACTTTAGAAAAAAAACCATTTTTAAAAAATATGCCTTTGCCTCCGTCTAAAATTATTAAACTTAGCACCCCTCCAACAAAATATGACTTTATACACTATATTACCTGTTATAAAATATTTGTATCTGTTAAAACAAACACCACTAAACAAAAAAAATCTTATTTGTGGGTAAAGCCAAAGCAGGCGGGCTTACACTCCCCCACCTCTTTGTTAACTAAGGCCATTAAACTAGCAGACAAGATTTGACGCTCTTTCTTTTTTTCACTACCCTAATATTATGAAATTATTTTATATTTTTCTTTTGGCTTACTTAGCTGTCCCTATGATACAAACACAGGCGTCGGCTATTTCTTTACAAAATATTATTACTTTAAAAGAAAAGGGGTTTTTTCGCTCTTCGTTAGGCTATTCCATTCATAGTAAAAATACTTTATGGAAGTTAAGTAAGTCTAGCCCAAAAGGAAAGGTTTTAATTTATAAACAAAAAGGCAGTGTATTTTCGGTTAGAGTAAAAAAAATTGCAGAACCCAATGTTACCTTGTATCTAAAAAATAATTTAAGCACCTATAAGCATTTTGGTTTAAAAGTAACAAAAGCAAAAAAAATAAAATTTAAAAATCATCTAGCTTACTTAATTTATAGTCATCCCAAAAATAAAGATCGCCTAAATCTTTACAGCACTCAACTTCTTACTGCTAAAAATCATCGTTTAGTGAGCATGACTTGCACGGGAAAAAAGTCCAATCAAAAAGATTGGACTTCTGAGTGTGCAAAAATAATGAAAAATTTTTCTTGGACTAACTAACTAACTACAATTAGTTAGTTTTTTTATAAGTAGAAAACTGATCAAAAATTCCGTACTCATGTAACTTGTTATACAAAGTTTTAATAGTAACCCCTAAAGCTTTAGCCACTTTAGTTTTGTTACCCTTAAAATGTTGCAAAGAACGCAAAACATAAGCTTTTTGAATATCGTTTAAAGTTAAACTAGGGTCGTAAGACAACTTTGGCTCGGCTTTTCCATTTTCTTTAGACAGTAATTGCTCTGGTAAATGTTCTGGTAAAACCTTCATTCCTTCGGGACCTAAAACAATTAATCGTTCACAAACATTTTCTAGCTCTCTAATGTTTCCTGGCCAAGCATACTCAGACATTATGCTTAAAGCCTCCGAACTAAACTGAAGAGGTAATTGTGTTTTTGAAGAAACAAAATATTCTACTAAACTATTAATCTCTTCTTTTCTGTGTCTTAATGGAGGCGACTTTAAAAATACAGTATTAATTCTATAGAAAAAATCTTCTCTAAATTCTTTTTTAGCTACTAATAATTCTAGTTCTTTATTACTAGTTGTTATTAAACGCACATTAACACTAATAGGCTTTGAAGAACCCACTCGATAGATTTCTCCAGTTTGTAAAAAGCGTAATAACTTAGCCTGCACTCCCAAGCTTAAGTCACTAACTTCATCTAAAAGCAAAGTTCCATTATTGGCCATTTCTACTAAACCCTTTTTTTCTTCTATGGCACCTGAAAAAGAACCTTTTTCATGTCCAAACAATTCGCTTTCTACAAAGCTTTCTCCCAAAGCTCCACAATTAATTTCCACAAAAGCTTGCTTAGATCGTGGGCTTAACTCGTGTATTACTCGGGCCAGTAAACC harbors:
- a CDS encoding A/G-specific adenine glycosylase gives rise to the protein MKNYIKSNFAANLKPDCSANLKSNFVANFAANLKPDCSANFPLKQLLTWYNKNKRDFPWRNTKDPYKIWVSEVMLQQTTSSAVVAYYHNFLKIFPNLKSLALAKEKTVLQAWAGLGYYSRAKNLHKSAIQIHKSKNFPQSYNELLKLPGFGNYTSRSVSSFAFNETVGVLDTNVIRFVCRYNNLSLEWWKTKPRKILQSIVDSYALQTINNSLVTSAELNQALIEIGANICASKTPQCVICPLSQTCKAFKQQTYFKLPLKKNKTSLQKIYALNMQILTNHKKEIALDTLEKKPFLKNMPLPPSKIIKLSTPPTKYDFIHYITCYKIFVSVKTNTTKQKKSYLWVKPKQAGLHSPTSLLTKAIKLADKI
- a CDS encoding sigma-54-dependent Fis family transcriptional regulator codes for the protein MQSELIRKNQFLFQSVSMQQLMNMAIKVAGFDVPVLISGENGTGKGLLARVIHELSPRSKQAFVEINCGALGESFVESELFGHEKGSFSGAIEEKKGLVEMANNGTLLLDEVSDLSLGVQAKLLRFLQTGEIYRVGSSKPISVNVRLITTSNKELELLVAKKEFREDFFYRINTVFLKSPPLRHRKEEINSLVEYFVSSKTQLPLQFSSEALSIMSEYAWPGNIRELENVCERLIVLGPEGMKVLPEHLPEQLLSKENGKAEPKLSYDPSLTLNDIQKAYVLRSLQHFKGNKTKVAKALGVTIKTLYNKLHEYGIFDQFSTYKKTN